ATGGGCAGCTGGTTCTTCAGGCGTAAAATCGGCAACGGCAGCTGCCATGATGATGATGTCAGCGTTGCTGTGCTTCATGACCTCTGAGTGCATTTCTGCGGCCGTTGTCACGTTAATCCTGTGAACGCCTCTTGGTGTTGGCAAGGTTGTTGGACCGCTGATAAGCGTGACCAGGAACCCTTTATCGGCTGATGCTTGTGCCAGCGCATATCCCATAGTTCCGGTACTGTGATTAACGATGCTCCGTACCGCATCTATCGGCTCGTGTGTTGGACCTGCCGTCACCAGTACCGATATTGGCCGTTGTGTTTCTGTACTGCCGTCCTCTGGTAAGCCGGTGCGCGTGCTTGTACTGAAGCCCTCAGGGGTAGCCGATGCCACAGGCGGGGTAATATCAGCATGGTAAACATGGCTGTTCACGGTGCTAACGATGGATTGCAGCTCGGGTAGCCTTCCAGCGCCAACAATACCGGATGCCAGCTCGCCCGATTCCGGTGAAATAACGTGGATACCCATTGCTTTGAGTGACTGTATGTTTTTCTGAGTAACCGTATTCGTCCACATATCAACATCCATTGCCGGTGCAATAATCAGTGGTATGTTGTGCGGCAGACACGACGCAAGCAGAGTAACGGCAGAATCGGAGATTCCGGTAACGATTTTGGCTATTGTGGTGGCACTGCACGGTGCAATCAGATAGGCATCAGCCCACTTACACCAGTGCACGTGCCATGAGCCCCCTTCCTGAATGGCCGGGTCAAACAGATCGGAAACAACAGTAAATTTACTTACTGCCTGCAGGGCGAGCGGAGCAACAAACATGCGGGCTGATGCTGTAAGCGCCACACGCACGCTATGACCTGCTTTTGCAAGGTCACGTACCAGCCATGGTGTTTTATAGGCCGCTACTGACCCGGTAATTCCAAGGATAATGTTCATGAGGTAGAGTGTAAACGTGAAGGCATTGGTAAAGTTGCAACGATACTGACAAACAAAAAAAGCCATCTGGGAAAATCCCGGATGGCTTAATACCTGCTTTCGAGATGTTATTCCTCTGAATCTCGTTTAGTATGAATTTGCCCGGAAACTTTCTCGTTCATGGCAAGAAAGGTAGGCTTCGGAATTTTATCAAACTCCTTGCTGATAGCAATCTGGTCCGGGTTGGGGCCTTCGGCTTCGTCCATATCTACAATCACATCGTGCAGGCGTTCCTTGATCTGAACCTTGATTTGATCGTTAATTTGACGTGCACGCATCCCCATTGCTACAATGCTTTCGTAGATAGAGCCTTTGGCGCTCTCTTCCATCCGTACTTCGACGGGATTGACGATGTAGGTACTCATGTTACTCCGTAATTGAAAACCGAACCGCAAAAGTACGCAAAATTGTCCTGTTTTGGGTGGCTTTACCCAAGAAATCGCTTCCGTTCAGCAGGAGTAGGCAGTCTGCACGACTCTTTACGACCAAACCAGCGGTATCGGCGGGCGGCTACATAACGGTACGCAGGGTCGCGAAGCAGCGGCGGAAAACAGCCCAACAGGATGCCTGCCAGAGTCAGGTGCCATCGTCTGCAGTATCGCAGGAGGAAGATAACGGCGTTGCTTTGGGTATACATCGTGCTGTTAAACACAACGCAGACGGACTCGGGCATACTGTTTACCCCGAAGGACTGCAGGATACGTGTACCGGCCACACTCTGCAGCGGTGCAAACAATAGGGTTTCGGTTCTGTCGTTTCGTATTAGGAAGTCCACAGTTCCGTTACAAAGAGTACAAACGCCGTCGAAGAGCACAACAGGAGGTTCGTGTGGAGAAGAATCCTGATTCACGGTAACAAAATTGCCAAAACTTTTGTTATCTATTGTAACGATACAACAAACCTTATTTGTGGTAAAGGAGGTAGATATGGCAGCATTAGACCTGGGCATGTTCACAAACGGTGCTACTGACCCCGAAGGAACGAATTTCGAAGTTCGTGCGGCACTGAATACCATTACTGCTAACTTCAGAAAAAACCGGCTGTATCCGGGCTTGGCCGAGCTGGTGGAAATTGCTACTACACTAGAGGCCATCCTAAATAATAGGAATATGTACACTTCACGCCTGCCAAGAAAATTGACCGGTGTTGATTTAGAGAAGAAAACGCTCACATTCGAGTCGGTACCGGCCTCGCCCGAGATGGTGGAGCAGCTGTTTCTGCTTATCGAACAATTGCTTCCGCTGATTAAAACTGCAACGGATGAAGGCATCGCAATGTTCGATTTTATTATCCAGAACCTTACAGCAGATATCGTAGGCATCCTGCCGGTGTACCGCGACGAAGGATACGCTCTGATACCGGATCAACGGTCAAACCTGATTCATGTGCTTCGGTATGAGATGAGCCTGTACACGAGTGAGGGTGACAACTACCGTGCGTTAAAAACGTATGAACTGGAGCCCAGAGAAATGGTGGTTGGTAAGGATGCTCCCGAAGATATTAAACTTGCCCTGGTCAATGAGCACCGAGAGATGCCCAATCCGGCAACATACTACCTGGCTACCGATCTTGATTTCCCGTTCGAAGAAACCATCCTTCCGATTGCAAAGCGCAAGCTGATGAGATTGCTGGTGTCGTAGCGATTATATCCTGTTCAATTAGGTTGTATCCTGTTTAATCACAGAAACAGTGATGTCAGCACGGTGATGAGGATGACGCTAATAATGTTCAAAATAAGCCCGTTGCGGATCATGTCCTTCATGGTTACCGCGCCCGAAGCAAACGCAATGGCGTTGGGCGGTGTGCCTACCGGCAACATGAATGCCCAGCTTGCACCAAGGGTAACGGCAATCGAGAGTTGAGCAACGGACAGGTGTGAGGCTAACGCAAATGCTGCAACAATCGGAACCAGAATATTGGTAAGCGCTGTGTTTGATACCAGCTCAGTGGTGAATACGGAGATTGTCACTACGATCAGAAGAATAACAACAATCGGTAATGTGGTAAATAACGAGAACGAGTCTGCTATCAGTGCGATGACGCCATGCTTTTGCAATGCCGAAGCTACTGCAATCCCACCTCCAAATAACAGTAGGATGCCCCAGGGGATGTTGCGTACGGACTTCCAACTGAGCAGCGGCTTTCGCTTGTTAGCCCGCGGTATGATAAAAAGCAATACGGCACCTAACATGGAGGGGAACACATCGGTATAGGAGAAATGGAATAACGCAGCGCTGATATCCTTGGTAAGCCAGAGAAGAACAACGACACTAAAAATCGTTACAACCCGGAGCTGGTTTGCAGACCAGGGTTCGACTGTAAGGTTATCAAGCTCGATCTTTTCTGTGCCTTCCTTCCCCAGCCGCAACCGAAATACCATGAATAAGATGAACAGAAATATCAGGCTGAAGGGAATTCCAACGATTGCCCAGCTAACGAAATCAATGTTGGCATGGTAGGGGGCCTGATTAACCAGCGCAGCCATGATAAGATTGGGCGGCGACCCGATAAGCGTGCCTGCACCGCCAATACTTGCGGCGTAGGCTATCGACAGGACAAGCAATACGCCAAATCTTGACTGACGCTCGTGCTCCGGCCGAGCTTTCAGTATTGCCATACCAATGGGAAGCATCATAAGGGCTGTGGCAGTGTTGGAGATCCACATGCTTATAATGCCGGTACTCAGTATCACTGCCAACAGTAGCCTGCTCTTGGTGTTGCCAACAATACGGATAATCCGCTGTGAAATCTGCAGGTGAATCCGGTGCTTCTCCAGCCCCAGTGCTAGTATAAAGCCACCCAGGAACAGATAAATATTGGTATCACCGTAGGCTAATGCAAGATCTTTGGGCGTTAGAATTCCCAGAACTGACGACATAGCCAGGGGGAGTAGTGCAGTAACATAAATCGGAATGACTTCCCGAAGCCATAAATACACCATCAACACCGTTAGGGCTACAGTGCGCCACATGAGGATATCAGGTCCGGAAATCCCTTTTACGACGATAATGCCCGATGCCAAAAGAAGACCGGCCAATAACTGAATCCGCTTATCCCTTATGAGAATATTCATCCGGTACTCTGCACAAAAACAAATCGTTGCTGCAATACTGCATACAAATATCTATTCCATGCGGGAATATTAAATTGGAATGCTTGTCCACTTTCCACTGAAGCGTACGCCTCCGTCAGTTTTTTTAAAGACCGGGAGAAGGGGAAAACACTGCGGCGTAGAGTGTGCGACGATACTAATAGGATGGATCACCGACGTTTCAGGGAACCCGCATTAATGCGCTGTAAAAACCATCGCCACCGTCCTGACCTTGATATGTACTCCATTCATTGACAACGGAAATACGGTTGCCTGTGGTCAGGGTGCCCACCTGGTCAGGCCCTTCTGCAGGGAGGGTGCTGCAGGTGGTGTAGGCCACAAGACCGCCGGGCGTGCATAACGAAACAGCGCGATTCAGTAATTCAGTCTGAACTGACCTCAGTTCATCGATGGTGTCAGCAGTATGGTGGTACAGAATATCGGGATTGCGGCGCAGAACCCCGGTCCCGCTGCACGGTGCATCAACAAGGACGACGTCGGATTTTCCGTAGATGCGCTTCAGTATCTTCCCCGATGTAATTAACCGGGTCTCCACATTAGTAACGCCTGCCCTGGTTGCGCGCCGCCGTAGCTCGGTCAGCTTGTCCTGGTGGACGTCCATAGCCAATATCCTGCCCTGATTGTTCATCAGTGCAGATGCATGAAGCGTCTTCCCGCCGGCACCCGCACAGAGATCAGTCCATAAGCTAATTGATGATATTGGTACAGCACGTACAATCTCGGTACAAACCCGCTGCGAGTTCACGTCCTGCTGTTCAAACCATCCGTGGCGAAACGCATCTGACGAAAACAAACCATAGGGCGCGTCAATACGAATACAGGTGTCAGAAACCTGTTCAGGCTTGAAGGGGGCCAAGGCATGCGTGCACTGTTCTGCTGTGCACCGGATTGTATTAACACGGACAAAGGTGGGGGCATCGGTGAGCCATGAAGCGATAATGGCATCCCGCTGTGATACAGTAGTAACGCTAAGTTGTTGTGCAAGCCATTCGGGGACGTATGCGTTGGCAGGATTACAGACAGCATCCAGCTCCCCATCCCACGCACTTTTCCAGTTGTTATACCGTAATGCCTGAAACATGCGGTGCCGAATTGCGGCGGCCCTGCTGCTACCCGGTGTATCGGCTCTGAATAAATGCTTTAAGGCAAGTGATACGTGGTGTCCTTTGCGGGTAACACGAATCCATGCATCATAAAACTCATCACGGGAAACAACCGTGTGACTTGCTAATCCCTTGGTGTGACGGTTACGGGATATCAATCGCGTACTTTTTTACTGTTGACTCTGAGGCGCATTGCACTAATGAAGATTGTGATTGTTCCTAAACCAAGCACAAACGAATACCCACGGTGTAAAACTCCAAGTGACAGATCGTCGGGAAGAAGACCATACTTGAAAACGGGTTTCCACTCAATATGCTCAGTCGTGGTCCCAAAGACTTCGTCAGTAACGGTAGTTACAACCTTCTCTCTATCCTTTGTAAAAATCTCCATACCCTGGCCAATCCACACTATGCCGCCGGCAATCATGATAATTGCTGCAAAGCCAATGAGTACTTTCCACAACATGCGAATGCGTCCGTATAAAAAATGAGCGTTTTATGGGTTACTGAAAACCAAACGATTTTATGCACTTTTCAAAGACCGGCAGGTACAGTTTTTCATCCGGCTTATACCAGTTCATGGTGATACGGTACAGTTTTTTATTATTCAGCACGAAGTATGCCCGCGAGTTAATCTTGGATGTAGGTGCGTATTCAAAATATGCGCCT
This is a stretch of genomic DNA from Ignavibacteria bacterium. It encodes these proteins:
- a CDS encoding bifunctional phosphopantothenoylcysteine decarboxylase/phosphopantothenate synthase; protein product: MAFFVCQYRCNFTNAFTFTLYLMNIILGITGSVAAYKTPWLVRDLAKAGHSVRVALTASARMFVAPLALQAVSKFTVVSDLFDPAIQEGGSWHVHWCKWADAYLIAPCSATTIAKIVTGISDSAVTLLASCLPHNIPLIIAPAMDVDMWTNTVTQKNIQSLKAMGIHVISPESGELASGIVGAGRLPELQSIVSTVNSHVYHADITPPVASATPEGFSTSTRTGLPEDGSTETQRPISVLVTAGPTHEPIDAVRSIVNHSTGTMGYALAQASADKGFLVTLISGPTTLPTPRGVHRINVTTAAEMHSEVMKHSNADIIIMAAAVADFTPEEPAAHKIKKDSTEGNGLTIALKPTADILAELGSQHIEGRVLIGFALETTNLLEYAIAKLKKKNAHMIVANQAGPSDSGFGTGMNTITLVTKDEIQPYPPMSKQACAEVIVHAAVTQLLQGSPTS
- a CDS encoding DNA-directed RNA polymerase subunit omega gives rise to the protein MSTYIVNPVEVRMEESAKGSIYESIVAMGMRARQINDQIKVQIKERLHDVIVDMDEAEGPNPDQIAISKEFDKIPKPTFLAMNEKVSGQIHTKRDSEE
- a CDS encoding DUF393 domain-containing protein, translating into MPRSNAAISTSFTTNKVCCIVTIDNKSFGNFVTVNQDSSPHEPPVVLFDGVCTLCNGTVDFLIRNDRTETLLFAPLQSVAGTRILQSFGVNSMPESVCVVFNSTMYTQSNAVIFLLRYCRRWHLTLAGILLGCFPPLLRDPAYRYVAARRYRWFGRKESCRLPTPAERKRFLG
- a CDS encoding SLC13/DASS family transporter is translated as MNILIRDKRIQLLAGLLLASGIIVVKGISGPDILMWRTVALTVLMVYLWLREVIPIYVTALLPLAMSSVLGILTPKDLALAYGDTNIYLFLGGFILALGLEKHRIHLQISQRIIRIVGNTKSRLLLAVILSTGIISMWISNTATALMMLPIGMAILKARPEHERQSRFGVLLVLSIAYAASIGGAGTLIGSPPNLIMAALVNQAPYHANIDFVSWAIVGIPFSLIFLFILFMVFRLRLGKEGTEKIELDNLTVEPWSANQLRVVTIFSVVVLLWLTKDISAALFHFSYTDVFPSMLGAVLLFIIPRANKRKPLLSWKSVRNIPWGILLLFGGGIAVASALQKHGVIALIADSFSLFTTLPIVVILLIVVTISVFTTELVSNTALTNILVPIVAAFALASHLSVAQLSIAVTLGASWAFMLPVGTPPNAIAFASGAVTMKDMIRNGLILNIISVILITVLTSLFL
- a CDS encoding RsmB/NOP family class I SAM-dependent RNA methyltransferase → MISRNRHTKGLASHTVVSRDEFYDAWIRVTRKGHHVSLALKHLFRADTPGSSRAAAIRHRMFQALRYNNWKSAWDGELDAVCNPANAYVPEWLAQQLSVTTVSQRDAIIASWLTDAPTFVRVNTIRCTAEQCTHALAPFKPEQVSDTCIRIDAPYGLFSSDAFRHGWFEQQDVNSQRVCTEIVRAVPISSISLWTDLCAGAGGKTLHASALMNNQGRILAMDVHQDKLTELRRRATRAGVTNVETRLITSGKILKRIYGKSDVVLVDAPCSGTGVLRRNPDILYHHTADTIDELRSVQTELLNRAVSLCTPGGLVAYTTCSTLPAEGPDQVGTLTTGNRISVVNEWSTYQGQDGGDGFYSALMRVP